CCAAGTGGTGCGTTAAGGGGGCATGGCATACAGGTTTTAAATCCACATGCCCCACATGCATAAGTCGTCAACTTCATTTATTGCGATATCTTATTGTCTTGTCAGCACTTCCTTCATTCGTTGGTATTCATCCGCAGTGAGTTCTCCCTTTGCGAATTTTTCCTTGATGATGTTCAGGGAGTCATCTCTGTCCGGTCGTCCACCTTGTCGGGAGGTGAAGGCTTGAAAGAG
The Desulfovibrio oxyclinae DSM 11498 DNA segment above includes these coding regions:
- a CDS encoding SHOCT domain-containing protein translates to MNIIKEKFAKGELTADEYQRMKEVLTRQ